A section of the Neorhizobium galegae bv. orientalis str. HAMBI 540 genome encodes:
- the treS gene encoding maltose alpha-D-glucosyltransferase produces MTSANRGQGQNQAQMNDGDPLWYKDAVIYQLHIKSFFDANGDGIGDFQGLHEKLDHIASLGANAIWLLPFFPSPRRDDGYDIADYGNVSSDYGTIEEFQAFVEAAHQRGIRVIIELVINHTSDQHPWFQRARHAPAGSPERDFYVWSDTDQKFPETRIIFLDTEKSNWTWDPVAGAYYWHRFYSHQPDLNFDNPQVLEELLGVMRFWADTGIDGFRLDAIPYLVEREGTNNENLPETHEILKKIRASLDSTHPGKMLLAEANQWPEDTNEYFGNGDECNMAFHFPLMPRMYMAIAKEDRFPITDIMRQTPEIPENCQWAIFLRNHDELTLEMVTDEERDYLWNIYAADRRARINLGIRRRLAPLMERDRRRIELMNALLLSMPGTPVLYYGDEIGMGDNIYLGDRDGVRTPMQWSPDRNGGFSKADPARLVLPPVMDPLYGYEAVNVEAQGADAHSLLNWTRRMLALRNKHSAFGRGSLKFLSPGNRKILAYLREYNGDTILCVANLSRLPQAVELDLAQFAGRVPIELSGMSPFPPIGQLTYLLTLQPFGFFWFQLVAEADGPVWRKEPPEQLQDMVTMVTRRDLQELVDQPRLAATLSNEVLPAYLGKRRWFGAKGEVLTGASLVAATPIAFANNILLGELEAEVNGRKDTYLLPLAVSWDDAQPTALAQQLALARIRQGRRVGFLTDGFAMEGLARGVIRGLRERSVISGRAGTLEFIGTESLDSLTVHDDMAVRWLSAEQSNSSLILGDLAMVKLIRHVFPGMHPEVEMTRYLTNVGYQNTAQLLGEVARTAPDGSRYTLIIVQSAIRNQGDAWNWMLSNLRRAIDEIVVTGLEGEVVDEHFKPLVNLVATIGKRLGELHVALAQPTDDPDFQPVRAKAADAEKWREAVTGQISHSLAILEKTVEGLDSDIGREAKALLDRRDDLLGLAAHLASAVKGTLMTRNHGDFHLGQILVSEGDAYIIDFEGEPTRDLEERRAKTNPLRDVAGLLRSLSYLAASADLDREIVSEVDDARHRELVARFIEMAEPAFLEAYFEATENSKELRIPREARGRILDLFLLEKAAYEIAYEVRSRPHWLPLPLAGFSAIASRLLENVS; encoded by the coding sequence ATGACGAGTGCAAACCGGGGCCAGGGGCAGAACCAGGCACAGATGAATGATGGCGATCCGTTGTGGTACAAGGACGCCGTCATCTACCAGCTCCACATCAAATCGTTCTTCGATGCGAACGGTGACGGGATCGGCGATTTTCAGGGCCTGCACGAGAAGCTCGACCATATCGCCTCGCTCGGCGCCAACGCGATCTGGCTGCTGCCCTTCTTCCCGTCGCCGCGACGGGACGACGGCTACGACATCGCCGATTACGGCAATGTCAGCTCCGACTACGGCACGATCGAGGAGTTTCAGGCCTTTGTCGAAGCGGCGCACCAGCGCGGCATCCGGGTCATCATCGAGCTCGTCATCAACCACACGTCCGACCAGCATCCATGGTTCCAGCGGGCGCGCCATGCGCCGGCTGGCTCTCCGGAACGGGACTTCTACGTCTGGTCGGATACGGACCAGAAATTCCCGGAAACCCGGATCATCTTCCTCGACACCGAAAAATCCAACTGGACCTGGGACCCGGTCGCCGGCGCCTATTACTGGCACCGCTTCTACTCCCACCAACCGGACCTCAACTTCGACAATCCGCAGGTGCTGGAGGAACTTCTCGGCGTGATGCGCTTCTGGGCGGATACCGGCATCGACGGGTTCCGGCTGGACGCGATCCCCTATCTTGTCGAGCGCGAGGGCACGAACAACGAGAACCTGCCCGAGACGCACGAGATCCTGAAGAAGATTCGCGCCTCGCTCGATTCCACCCATCCCGGCAAGATGCTGCTCGCCGAGGCCAATCAATGGCCGGAGGACACGAACGAGTATTTCGGCAATGGCGACGAATGCAACATGGCGTTCCATTTCCCGCTGATGCCGCGCATGTACATGGCGATCGCCAAGGAAGACCGTTTCCCGATCACCGACATCATGCGCCAGACGCCGGAAATCCCGGAAAACTGCCAGTGGGCGATTTTCCTTCGCAATCACGACGAGCTGACGCTCGAAATGGTGACCGACGAGGAACGCGACTACCTCTGGAACATCTATGCCGCCGACCGCCGCGCCCGCATCAATCTCGGAATCCGCCGCCGTCTTGCACCGCTGATGGAGCGCGACCGCCGCCGCATCGAATTGATGAACGCGCTGCTTCTCTCCATGCCCGGAACGCCGGTTCTCTATTACGGCGACGAGATCGGCATGGGCGACAACATCTATCTCGGCGACCGCGACGGGGTGCGCACCCCGATGCAATGGTCACCGGACCGCAATGGCGGGTTTTCGAAGGCTGACCCGGCCCGGCTGGTGCTGCCGCCGGTCATGGACCCGCTCTACGGATACGAAGCGGTGAATGTCGAGGCGCAGGGAGCCGACGCCCATTCGCTGCTCAACTGGACGCGGCGGATGCTGGCCTTGCGCAACAAGCACTCCGCCTTCGGCCGCGGCTCGCTGAAGTTCCTGTCGCCGGGCAACCGCAAGATCCTTGCCTATCTGCGTGAATACAATGGCGACACGATCCTCTGCGTCGCCAATCTCTCGCGCCTGCCGCAGGCGGTAGAACTCGACCTGGCACAGTTCGCCGGCCGTGTGCCGATCGAACTTTCGGGCATGTCGCCGTTCCCGCCGATCGGACAGCTGACCTATCTCTTGACCCTGCAGCCCTTCGGTTTCTTCTGGTTCCAGTTGGTGGCGGAAGCCGACGGCCCGGTCTGGCGCAAGGAGCCGCCGGAGCAGTTGCAGGACATGGTGACCATGGTCACCCGCCGCGACCTGCAGGAACTGGTCGATCAGCCCCGGCTTGCCGCAACGCTGTCGAACGAGGTCCTGCCCGCCTATCTGGGCAAACGCCGCTGGTTCGGCGCAAAAGGGGAAGTCCTGACCGGTGCTTCGCTGGTTGCCGCAACGCCGATCGCGTTTGCCAACAACATCCTGCTCGGAGAACTCGAAGCAGAGGTAAACGGCCGCAAGGACACATACCTGTTGCCGCTCGCCGTTTCCTGGGACGATGCCCAGCCGACTGCGCTCGCGCAGCAGCTGGCGCTCGCCCGCATCCGCCAGGGCCGCCGCGTCGGCTTCCTGACCGACGGGTTCGCGATGGAAGGACTGGCGCGCGGCGTGATCCGCGGCCTCCGCGAGCGTTCAGTGATTTCCGGCCGCGCCGGCACATTGGAATTCATCGGCACAGAGAGCCTCGACAGCCTGACGGTCCACGACGACATGGCCGTCCGCTGGTTGTCGGCCGAGCAATCCAACAGTTCGCTTATTCTGGGCGACCTGGCGATGGTGAAGCTCATCCGCCACGTCTTCCCCGGCATGCATCCCGAAGTCGAAATGACCCGGTATCTGACCAATGTCGGTTATCAGAACACTGCGCAGTTGCTTGGCGAGGTCGCCCGCACGGCGCCGGACGGCAGTCGCTACACGCTGATCATCGTGCAGAGTGCGATCCGCAATCAGGGCGACGCCTGGAACTGGATGCTCAGCAACCTGCGCCGCGCCATCGACGAAATCGTGGTGACCGGCCTTGAAGGCGAGGTGGTGGACGAGCATTTCAAGCCGCTGGTAAACTTGGTCGCGACCATCGGCAAACGGCTCGGCGAACTGCATGTGGCGCTCGCCCAGCCGACCGACGATCCGGACTTCCAGCCGGTCCGGGCAAAGGCGGCCGATGCCGAAAAATGGCGCGAGGCCGTCACAGGCCAGATTTCCCACAGCCTGGCAATCCTCGAAAAGACCGTCGAAGGTCTCGATTCGGATATCGGCCGCGAGGCAAAAGCACTGCTGGACCGCCGCGACGACCTTCTTGGCCTCGCCGCACACCTCGCGAGCGCGGTGAAGGGCACGCTGATGACCCGCAACCACGGCGACTTCCATCTCGGCCAGATCCTGGTCTCGGAGGGCGATGCCTATATCATCGACTTTGAGGGCGAACCGACCCGCGATCTTGAAGAACGCCGCGCCAAGACCAATCCGCTGCGCGACGTTGCGGGGCTGCTGCGGTCGCTGAGCTATCTTGCGGCCTCGGCCGATCTCGACCGGGAAATCGTCAGCGAGGTGGACGACGCGCGCCATAGAGAGCTCGTCGCCCGTTTCATTGAGATGGCGGAACCCGCCTTCCTCGAAGCCTATTTCGAGGCGACCGAAAATTCCAAGGAATTGCGCATCCCGCGGGAGGCTCGCGGTCGCATCCTCGATCTCTTCCTGCTCGAAAAGGCTGCCTACGAGATCGCCTACGAGGTGCGCAGCCGTCCGCACTGGCTTCCCCTCCCGCTTGCCGGCTTCTCGGCGATCGCATCCCGACTTCTGGAGAACGTCTCATGA